One window of the Terriglobia bacterium genome contains the following:
- a CDS encoding alpha/beta hydrolase yields the protein MSIPHLILVPGLMCDGTVWTHQARDLATLTTITIADHGSLHSLGKMAEAILQRAPARFAIAGHSMGGRVTLEVFRRAPERVAGMILMDTAYTPRREGVSGDREAEGRHALLDVARKEGTRAMGAVWVQRMVHPSRLADAALLDSILDMIGRKTADIFAAQIQALLDRPDATPLLAGIHCPTVVLCGRQDTWAILSQHEKMSAHIPDSRLVVIEECGHMSTMERPAEVTAAMRSWLTSFSV from the coding sequence ATGTCGATACCTCATCTCATACTCGTCCCCGGCCTGATGTGCGACGGCACCGTCTGGACGCATCAAGCCCGCGACCTCGCAACACTCACCACCATCACCATCGCCGACCACGGTTCCCTCCACTCGCTCGGCAAGATGGCTGAGGCAATTCTCCAGCGCGCGCCGGCGCGCTTCGCCATCGCCGGCCATTCCATGGGAGGCCGCGTCACGCTGGAAGTCTTCCGCCGCGCGCCGGAACGGGTCGCCGGCATGATCCTGATGGATACGGCGTACACACCGCGCCGCGAAGGCGTCTCAGGAGATCGCGAAGCGGAAGGACGACATGCGCTACTCGATGTCGCCCGCAAGGAAGGCACGCGCGCGATGGGAGCCGTGTGGGTTCAACGCATGGTGCATCCGAGCCGTCTCGCAGATGCCGCGCTGCTCGATTCGATCCTCGACATGATCGGCCGCAAGACCGCCGATATCTTCGCCGCTCAGATCCAAGCCTTGCTCGACCGGCCCGACGCAACGCCGCTGCTGGCCGGAATCCACTGCCCCACCGTTGTGCTGTGCGGCCGGCAGGACACCTGGGCCATTCTCAGCCAGCATGAAAAAATGTCCGCACACATCCCCGACAGCCGTCTCGTTGTGATCGAGGAATGCGGGCACATGTCCACGATGGAACGCCCCGCGGAGGTAACCGCCGCGATGCGAAGCTGGCTTACCTCTTTTTCAGTGTGA